ctaattttcttctctataattataattttcttctctttttaatagttaaactttGAACGAAATATCTTGAAAATCTCAATTAATTTCATTCAACATGGTAAATTATTTTGACAACAAAAAGATAGACcactaactaattaaaataacaaactcTTTAGCCAATAACATGTGTGAACTTTCTAacaaagttattttaaaatatacaaacaaacataCAACATCCCTTATGAAAATATTGAAATTCTATATGACTAATATGATTGCTAAACTTTGGgattttatgcttaaatatgaggGAGTTATTGGCCAAatagtttgttattttaattagctagtggactatttttttttttttgtcaaaataattTGCCATTAGGCAtaagttgaataaaatatttaagatttaaaaaatattacatacaaagcttaactattaaaaagagaagaaaaatagaattgtagagaagaaatttaaaaataaataaataaataaatttagtttACATGTCACAaggggactatcaaatgcaaaaggAGACAAATTTGAGGggacaaaatcaagcaattagaaTATTTGGGtgaccaaaatcaagcaatttaAACACGAGAGTCAAAACAGCATTTCAACCTTATTTAAATCACTCAAACAATGTTAATCCAATGCATATAAAATCAAGGTAGGAGTTAAAATACTTATAAAATACAATGGCATAAGCATACAACAACAAGAGCCATGTCCTAGTGGTAAGGTGCTTGCTCCATGACCAGGAAGTCCTGGGTTTAACTCTAAATTTAAAGGAAGCCAATCGATTGGTCCTGTGAAATAATCGATTGTATGAACTCTCTGTTTCTATCTTTCACAATTTCAAGCTGAATCAATTGAATGATGTGTGAGCCAATCGATTGTTTAAACTCCATGCAATCAATTCTTTCTAAAATTAAGTTTAACCAATAAACTCTTTCCAAAATTAAGCTCAACAAATCGATTCCTCTGAAAGGGAACCCATAACCAATCGATTGTCCATGCATCATTTCCCAAAAATCACACTTCTAACTCCTCTTTTCCCCAAATCATCCATGTTCAATCTTTTCTAACAGATACACAAAAGCAAACATATGGCATAACTTTACTAAACAACACATATGCATCATGGAATcgagaacaacaacaacacatgcGAGTAACATTATCAACATATCATGATCAAACAATAATAACACAAATCATGGTTTCCATACAGCATGAAGTAGAAAGTAGGACACATACCATCATCTAATCTCATGATCATGCTATCCACAcacccaaaaccctaattcccattCATGAAATTCTTCTCTCCTAATCTTATgagtttcatatatatatatatatgtgtgtgtgtgtgtgtgtgtgtgtgtgtgtgtgtgtgcatgcgcgtgtgtgtgtgtgtgtgcgtgtacTTTCTTGTTCTCCTTAAACATTGCACTCAACAATACACTTTTGGAGATAAGTTGTGATGCTAAGTCCCATCCTCTTCCAGAATCACTATCAAAGATTTGGAAGTTAGACTTCATGCGAGTATAGTCCCTCTACTTTTTTAGAAGGCTCAAAGCATTTCCTAGCACCGTCATTCTCACATTTTAAATAAATCTGTAGGATTTTTTTAAACCTCCTCAAAGAAACCACCACAATCAAGCGCATTTTTTTGTAGTGAACGAACAACAATCAAAGATAACCTTAGTGGAGAATAGGCTGATGTTGGATCATTCGGTGTTAGCGGGACATCATTTGCTTGGGGATGTATGGTGTGATCTTGGGGATTTTATAGCAATTTCGTAGAGGCATACATTTAATTCAGAGATTGTTTCTTCCTCACGCATATTCAGGTTTTTAAAATTTATGGTAAGAAGTCGAAGTCTTGACATACAAATTTTGGATGTACCTTCATGATAAACTTCAAGAGTCTCTCTAGCCTCCTTAACACTAGTGCAAGTATTAATAATTCTAAAGAAATTTTTCTAAACTCCATTATAAATGGCATTAAGAGCACGAGAGTTTTCGAATAAtgcaacttcatcttcatcaattgtCCAATATTTTTAAGCTTCACATATTTGGTGTTGTCTTAAGCTATGATCTTTGGTGGAATCCATCCATTAATGACTAATTTCCAAGTCTCAATGTCCATAGAATTTAGAAATGCAACCATGCGAGCCTTCTAAGAGTTATAATTAGTATCATAAAGAATTGGTGGATGATTAACACATCCTCCTTCTTTGGCACTGTCCATCTTTAATATAATAGATTAAAAATCTTAGACCTCACCCAACAAGGACATGGTGTCTAATTTaatgtcaattgaaattttgttcgaTCAACGATAAGATATCACACACAATATTAGGAAAGTGTGTGAGACAATATGATTTaaaaaaacgtataaacaaattaaataacacaaataattagtaacccagttcggtgcatcACCACCTACGTCTAGAGGGCTTTAAAGGAAAGAAGGAAATTCACTAATTCAAGTAGTCAATAATACACGACAGTCTCATCTGAACTTTCATGGTTCAGTGCCCTTTTTTTCTAGTTCTGCCCATGAAGTTCAACCAAGAACCCCCCTGAATTCGAGATCCTTTCACTTTCACTCAAACATTCTCCGAAGTATTTGCAAGAAAATAAGTATATGTGACGTGATTCAAATTACAATTACCAAcaaaatattttatcattatgAAATAAGAAAGACCCTCAAGAATATAGTATTACAACGAAAATACAAAGACTCACTAAAATAAAATACGACACACACAAAACGCCAAAAATATAGTCTTCAAACAAGGATAATCATCTatttaaataacaaaaacaattcaGCTGGAAAGTCCAATAGGGttagataaaaaaatatagtGAATCCCAACAACCAAAAATTGAATCTTATTGATTAtaaccaaatccaaatatttttaatcaaatcatattcaatcaaaatcttttttcaaatatatgatttCATAAAATATTATTCAAATTGATTGGATTTAAAATACTTCTTTTTAAACATAATCTTTGCAGATTTCTagaagaattaaaattaaaacaaatcttGAATAACTATTGAAGCAATTCATATTATGTAGAAAGTGCACACCATAATCAAACAAAGAGAAGATGTCTCACAATAAGTTAAAACATCTTGCTTAACAACTTGCCTAAAAAATTAGCCAATAAACTGTCCTAAAAAATTAGCCAAAAAATTATTCGAATATTCATCGCAAAGAAGTCTCAGAAATGACACTTGACTCGTAATTTTATTTAGGTAAATTCTTAGATACCCACTCGtaattttatttagtaaaatTAGGTAAATTCTTAGGTACCCATGATAAGTAATTGGGTACCGGTACTCTAaatgtaaattaatttaatatttgaatttattttaaaataaaatagttgtaaaaaatgaCGTGTATTTTATTGAATAAGGGTACCAATACTCAACTAAAATCAAGGATATCGAAGTATTTACCTTTAATTTGATCCATTATTGTAAGATTAtgtttatctcttttattttaaactatatttttgttgacaaaataacgagtctcttttattttaattgataattatttatatattatattcatGTAAATTTGCGGTTtttaaatttttgcccaggctttataacttttctggctccgccactgggtCCAAGACCGACAACACGATATTACAATCCAAATATGTCTACGACATAAAAGACAACGAGTATTGCGACATAAAAAaggtttaattaatatttatttttttcaattaagaTAATCGTGATGATATATGAAGAAAAAGAACCATATAAAAGTTTCAACCATAAGATAATCGTGATGATATAATaaacaatcatttaaaaaaaatatataaatttataaacaaCCATCCTTTATGTTTTGCTTGATAACATTTCGATTTTTAAGTTTCAATTAGTCTGTTTAATCATCAAACAttgacaacaacaaaaaatataaaaaagttatTGAGACAAACATAATAGAccagtttaaaaaataaaaagcatTTAAATATTTTCAAGGCAAAACTTAAAGGACGAAAAATTCATCTATAAATTCGAAATATAAACCtaccaaataaaaaataagtctaaacaataatatatatatatatatatatatatatatatatatatatatataaaattatatttatagaaAATTCAAACATTCATAATTCATCCAAATAAAAATTCAATGAATTTTGGaacatagagaaaaaaattattgggatgaatttttgaatttttgaatgtttaaatatataattataattatttttttcccTATGTTCCAAAATTCATTGAATTTTTATTTGGATAAATTATTGAATGTTGgaattttctatatatatatatatatatatatatatatatatatatatatatatatatataattttttttatgttccgAAATTCATTGAATTTTTATTTGGACGAATTATTGAATGTTTGAATTatctataaatataattatatatatatatatatatatatatatatatatatatatatatatatatatatatatataactgaatATTCAACATTAAATAAACTCGTCTAAACAAAAATCCAATGAATTGTAAtatagagaaaaaattaataatatatatttatatatttcgaATTTCATTTTCTAATTCAAAACTATACTCAAAGAgagaaacaaaaattatattcaattatttcTATACCTTAAACTATTTTTGAATTCGTCCAAACAAAATTTCTCTGATTTCAGACACAAAGaacaaatttattataattatataaattatatatttgacatgatatatttttgaacttatagcttataagatCATATATGACGATAAAAAATTTGTTTGATAAGGAGTTTTCTTTACgagtttataacttattttacttgcttataacttattttttagaAGTTATTTTTAATAATGTTTTATCATAAGGTTTTATTTTACAATTGatcttaatttaaaataaaacaattacttTTTTAATGTATAGTATATCAAATaattatgtcattttatatttattagcTTGTTGAATGATTAATTTTATCaaaaacttcaattaacttatccaCTATTCATCAAAAGCTATCAACTATATGATATATGTTATAAACTATGAGTCGTTTTTACTAAAACGAACTTTATTATATTTGAAATTCCACTTTACATACAACACTATATTTAAAgagataaataataaattattatatctATTTCAAtaccaaaaaataattattttttgtatgtataaaataattttttatcaaaaactatttaggaaatttattttatttatgaggaATTAAACTGAACTTAGTTGATAATGCAtcatagtttttaatttttaattttaatttaaagactttgtttatttatttttaaaaattttattttaagtttttatttatttattttttaaattttaattttaagttgTTGTGCTtatgttcaaaataaaaagtaattttaaaTTTCAAGAGTCCCTTAATTactttttaattttgtaaaattaatatatttttgataaaataatccttttaaaagttttttatatattttttttaaaaatgtagtTTAAAACGCTCTGTTTGGTAAGTCAAGTTTtagagcttatagcttatgtcttatgtcttataagctcatatgataatttagactcgtttggtaacggtcttttcatcacgagcttataccttattttactaacttatagcttattttccagacgctatttcaaatagcgttttaacttatgtcttatagcttatcattttttcttccttttttatctttattattttaattaaaattcatttttaacccttgtaatttattttaatttaaaataaaataaatatatattaaatatcttttatgtcattttacatttataagttaattgaaccgctaattttatcaaacacttcaattagcttataagttatcagtctcaaccatccgctataagctataagtcatcagtcatcagccatcagtcataagctataaactatcagctagcttatcagtcaacccgGGGCCAACTTTCAGAGGCTACGTGGGGAAGCTTAAAAAACTCCTCTCGAGTGGATTAGTCGGCACGGAAGGAAGGATACCActctattaaaataaattaatcaaaattataactatcttatttttatttttttatattatcataAAAAGTTTAAGGCTTTCCAAatagtcaaaagaaaaaaataactttaaaattTCAATGCTTACCAAACACAATCAATTTACCTCAACTCTAATCTCACACACAACACACTACCGTGAACATCACTTCCCAACTTCTTAACCCCCAAACTAAAAAACGTGACACCACTCTCCGAATAGCGCGTGAAACTACATCCTTCCCATGACCAACATGTTCCGCGTCGTGCATAGCATGTTTCATACTCACATTGTCCCTCCCATTCAAACCTTTGAATATTTCCGAAACTCAATACAGAGAACCCAAGTACGAGAAAACTACCAAAACTTCCATGGCGTACACCAAGGAACGTGAAAACTTCGTCTACATCGCCAAGCTCGCTGAACAAGCCGAACGATATGATGGTAACCCATTTTCTTAACTtccatttttttcttcataaagtTCGTTTTTTTATCTTCCTTTGATTCACATGTATTCAGATTTGATAGCTTCCACTGTTCTAAGCTTGATGTATAATTCAAATACAactttttttattcaattcagTTTCTGGATTACACCgcttgattttatttgaaaaataccCCTTTTGAATTTttatcagttttttttttttttagatttgagACTGAAATTGGAATTGGTTTATTGAATTATCTAAATCATCTTGAAAAAAATTGAACTTTTACTGTTTTGATGTGATAGAAATGGTGGAAGCAATGAAGAATGTGGCGAAGCTAGATGTTGAGTTGACTGTGGAGGAGAGAAACCTTCTGTCAGTTGGGTACAAGAACGTAGTTGGTGCTCATAGGGCTTCGTGGAGGATTTTGTCCTCGATTGAGCACAGGGAAGATTCGAAAGGGAATGATGTGAGTGTGAAGAGGATAAGGGAGTATAGAAACAAGGTGGAATCTGAGTTGTCTAATATTTGCAGTGATATTATGGCTATTATTGATGATCACCTTATTCCTTCGTCTTCTGCTGGTGAATCTAGTGTGTTTTTCTATAAGATGAAAGGGGATTATTATCGGTATTTGGCGGAGTTTAAGAATGGTGATGAGAGGAAAGAGGCTGCTGATCGTTCCATGGAAGCATATCAGGTCTGCTTGTACTCAAATCTCTTGTGTTTTGGTTTTGATGTTTGTTACCTTTAATCTATATGATGTGTTATGTTGTGGACTTACGGTTGATATACAGTAAGCGTAAGTGTAGATCAATCAATTTAGTCCTTCAAATTTATGAAATAACAATTAGTTCTTTTTCCAAATTTCACACCATACTTCTAAAGGTTCCATACCTGTTCTATTGTAGCACGAGACTGTTCAAGTCAATATATAGATCTTTGGTTGGTTTTGATGGATGTTTACTATGTTTTGATTGAGGGTCTAAATTGATTGATGTTCTTTTAGTTCAAGGGGCTAATTTGTTATTTCATGAATTTGAGGGAGTAAGATGATTGACTTTACAATTTCAAACCGAAAAATTGATTTACTCGTATGGTTTCTTGGTACATCTCTGTTAAGGTTTTTTAATTCAAAACGGCAGTGGATATTTTGTAATTATGTTAATCTGATTATTCATAAATATTGCAGACAGCTTCTACTGCATCAGAAGATGAATTGGCTCCCACACATCCCATTCGATTGGGTTTGGCTTTGAACTTCTCTGTCTTCTATTATGAAATTTTGAACTCTCCAGAAAGGTATGCCAATCCCTGTTATACAACATCCCATGTTTTCTTGGCCTACTAACAGATTTGATATGGCACTTTTCTTATTTCAGGGCTTGTCACCTTGCTAAGCAGGCATTTGATGAAGCAATCTCTGAGTTGGATACTCTGAGTGAGGAGTCTTACAAAGACAGCACATTGATTATGCAGCTTCTAAGGGACAACCTCACATTGTGGACTTCAGACATCCCTGAAGAAGGAGGTAATCATTAATGGAAATTACTAATTCTTTATCAGTATGTTAATTGTATGAACATTATCATGGATTGTTTTTCGACTCTACATTTTCACTCAAAATTTATTCcttctagtttttattttatGCAAGGTATTTTTTAGGTTGTCCTTGATATATACTAGGCATTACCTTTATGTAATCACACAATTTTGTTCATGTAAAGGATGTCTCATTTAAGGATGGCAAATGGTATGTCTGTCCCGTTTGGGCCTGCCCTGCCAAAAAACGGGGCAAGATGGTCAAAGTAGAGGGTGTGAAACTGctactatgttttttttttttcgaaaaacttTTGTTATTACTAAAAGTTTCTTAATAACATAGAGTTGATAACAAATTAtcacatttaataaataaatttatttcacAATGCATTGCGAGGAGAGTCAGGGGTGGCAAACAAGCATGTACGCCTCCCTAAAGCCCGCCAAAAAATGGGGGTGGGGCGGTCAAAGTAGAGGGTGTGGTTTCAAAACCTTAACTCATCCCACCCAAAAATGACGGTTAAACGGGTAGGCCCGGCCCGTTTTGCCGCCATTAAGTGTTATTCATTGTGTCTTCTCTCTAATCTACCTGTTAAATGATATCCTTAAACATGTTCAAAATCAAATGCCCCAGTATCTGTGATACTTTCTTATTCTAATTTCACTAAGAAACTTCTTAACGAAACACTAAGCAGTGTTAAAGCATTTTTCATTATGGTTTCCTATCAACTTATATTTTACTGTTATTTCAAAACTTGGCTGTTTTCTTATTATAATTTTCTGGCAATTGTTTTTACTTACCTCATTTATTTAACAGATGAGGATCAAAAGGTTGAATCTTCACGAGCTGGTGGAGATGACGATGAATAGGTCAGCACAATTATCCAAACTCTACGATCAAATCTCTTATGTTCTTTATCTGCGACTTTTGTATCTGTTATCTTTTAAACTGAGTTTGCTGCTCTAATATGTTATCTTAATAAATGGTATTTGAGGTTTTACTTTTATCTAAAGCAAAAGTTACATTTTGCAGTGAAGAAAACAAGATACAAGCTATGAATTTGCGGTGTGGATGCAGTAAGGCTACTCTGTTGACACCTTTGATAGTTTTTACCATTAGGATGTTGTTATAGGACATGAAATTGGGATTGCATGGTGTTGTTTGACTGTATTTTAATGTTTGCTTTGTTTTTAAGTACATATTTGCAAAAGGGATGCTTGCTTCATTTCATTCATCAATTTTCACATATTATACTTTTTACAGATAAATCTTTTATTGATCATGGATTGTGATTTTCATCCATATATTTTTGGAAAAGTTGAGTGTTCTTCAGTACATTAGAGTCAGGATGTTAATTGTTATATAAACAAAACTTAACGCATGAGAATAAACATTTTGCTTGAAGATAATGTAGTTGAAATCCTTTTTGAGACtacaatttttaaacaaaatgtTATGTCTAAATCTTGCAACTATTTCACGAAAAGTTGGCACAAAATCTTCCTTTGGATTAAATTAAATAACTAGAAGTAAATTTGAATTGGGATCCCCTAACATGATTGGGCCCTAGAGGAAAGCAACCCATGGTCTAATTAGCCCAAAAGAGTTGTAAGAGGGTTGTTAGAGGAATTGGGCGAGTGCGGTCCTGGGTCGTTGATTGTAGCTTGAGTCCTATCCCGAATCCTTGTCTATTGCTAGTTTAGTTCTCTAATACGTGGCAGATAATGTGTCATCGAAAGGATTGAGTTTGGCCATACCTTTTTTTAAAGGGGGTTTGGTCATAccttttttttaaagggggttTGGTCATACATACGAGGAAGGAAAATTGCTCCTAGGGATTCATAAAGGGAATCTAAAATCAGCTTGCTAAGGCATATGTTTCGTCCCTCATGGGTCTGAAATTCCAGAGTTATAAACTTCTTGGCTACTTGTAGAGGATTTGAACATAAGACAAAATGAGATAACCCAAGAGAGATGAAAGCGGTGTGCTCATAGTTAGATACTTCTTCATGGTTATTTTCATGCTGGTCTTTGTTATAATTTCTAAAGCTTGTGCGGGGAAAAGTGAAATTGGGTTTGATTTTTCTTTTGAGATAGAGGTCGAAGGTATCTCTAGTTCGTCGAAGGCCAGTAATAGAAGCCATGTCAAAAATGGTAGGGGTTATCATCCCACAACTAAGATGAAAGGTGTTAGTCAAACATTCCCAAAAGTAAAGGGCTGAAATAAGCATATTAGCGTTATATTTAGGGCtagtttctttcttcttttctacttTATTCAACCAGCTGATATAAGCATCATTATTATGGAAGGAGAAGAACCGAAGACACGATGGGGTAAATCCATAAAACCTAACCCATAGAATGTGTCTTCAAACACATGAGGATTGCAACGACGCAAGCAGGGGAAGCATTTATTTACCATATCAGGTTTTGTGGAAGATTTGGGAAATGCGCCCAAAACACATTAATATTACTTGAGATATAAAAAGGAATTGATACTTGGGAAACCCAAATCTtggtttttttcctttttattggaGGTTCAGGGACGTAACTCTGATCATTGATAAAAGTGCGTCCTTGAAGAATAGAAGCAAATGGAAGTGGAAATTGTGATGCCTAAAACGTGTTTCGATAACACACTACAGGTGTTGACAAATGAAGTATTCAACGAAGACAATGAAAGGATTTAAAGAACAGTTTGAAACAACAAGAGTAGTTCAAAATAACATAAATGTCGAAGACACGTGGAAGTAGATTAGAAGGCAAGAATCCATGCAGTAGTGTACGTGTCAAATGGGGAAGAAGTGTATGTTTTTGACAGTTATTGATGTATGTAGTATATAAACAGATTTGAAGTAGGACAAAGGGGTCACAATTTTCATTAGTGTCTCTATAGAATTCAAAGTATCCAATTCATGGAGAGAAAAGAGATTGTAGGAATATGTATGAATCTGCGTCTTATTTTTAACCCAAACATTTTTACTCTATTGTTTCCTATTGTTTTCTTtatctattttttcttttttacataCTTATCCACTTTATTCCTTGAGTTTCTGTCGAATTAATACACGTTCAAATACACAAGGTTTTCTTAACATTTTACATAAATTCTCATTAGGATTTTATCAAGTTTAATCTTTTAAGTGAACTAAAATTTGCGGTttgatttattaaaatactagTAAACAATGTGATTATAAGGAGATGCCACAAGAACTAGATCGTCCTCTACTTGAGTAGGAAGGAGAGTTTGAGCTCTAAATACTTCAACTGTTGCAGCGACAGCTTTCCGTTGAACGATGGATCAAGTGGCTTTGGATGCCACTATGGCTAATGAATCTGAGGATGAAGGAGGAAGATGAAACTTAAAAAAACGGGGATATGAACCTTTCAAGATAGGAAATATGAATATCTGGATCTGAGGAGATCTAAACATGGAAAAGCGTGGGAATCTGATTTTTATTTCCACATACGGCGCCGTTGTTTCGTTGTGAAACCATAATTGTTCAGGAAATGGTGAAATAGGATCTTGACACGGTGAAACAAGATTCCGTTACGATAGAGAGGGGGATGACCTGAAAGGTTAGCACTCAAATGTCAAAGTCAATAAAAGAATGAAAAGTGATGTGAAaatgaatttgaatatttgagaATTGTTGGTAAAATAACAATCTtaaagaaaaaagaggaacaaaataacaacacaagaacaTAACATGGAAACTACAAAATCGAAGAAAAAATCACGGTCGTTGTCAATAGACAACTAGAGAATAACACTatatgaaaattgttacaacacataatatatcCTCAACTAACTCAGGTCCCCAGTACACCTACACcctctaaaataaatatttaactacatctcacaacactctaatacaagagtaTACGAGAACAAATAAAGTCAAATACAaacttaaagtgcttttgactggtgcattttctaaataaaaacttgaatcctatatatagcttcacaaaactaagcgatgtgagacttcttcaacatgtatattttcaaccaatcccaacaatctccaccttgattgaaaataatacattaactttAATTTTCTTCACTGATAATcgtactccaccataaagagtatcaacatgtatatttttaaccaaacgcaaaaatctccaccttgattgaaaataacacATCAACTTTCATTGtgttc
Above is a window of Vicia villosa cultivar HV-30 ecotype Madison, WI unplaced genomic scaffold, Vvil1.0 ctg.000053F_1_1_3, whole genome shotgun sequence DNA encoding:
- the LOC131623172 gene encoding 14-3-3-like protein C encodes the protein MAYTKERENFVYIAKLAEQAERYDEMVEAMKNVAKLDVELTVEERNLLSVGYKNVVGAHRASWRILSSIEHREDSKGNDVSVKRIREYRNKVESELSNICSDIMAIIDDHLIPSSSAGESSVFFYKMKGDYYRYLAEFKNGDERKEAADRSMEAYQTASTASEDELAPTHPIRLGLALNFSVFYYEILNSPERACHLAKQAFDEAISELDTLSEESYKDSTLIMQLLRDNLTLWTSDIPEEGDEDQKVESSRAGGDDDE